A genomic window from Struthio camelus isolate bStrCam1 chromosome 2, bStrCam1.hap1, whole genome shotgun sequence includes:
- the RPSA gene encoding small ribosomal subunit protein uS2, whose translation MSGGLDVLQMKEEDVLKFLAAGTHLGGTNLDFQMEQYIYKRKSDGIYIINLKRTWEKLLLAARAIVAIENPADVSVISSRNTGQRAVLKFAAATGATPIAGRFTPGTFTNQIQAAFREPRLLVVTDPRADHQPLTEASYVNIPTIALCNTDSPLRYVDIAIPCNNKGAHSVGLMWWMLAREVLRMRGTISREHPWEVMPDLYFYRDPEEIEKEEQAAAEKAVTKEEFQTEWTAPAPEFTAPPQPEVADWSEGVQVPSVPIQQFPTEDWSAQPATEDWSAAPTAQATEWVGTATEWS comes from the exons ATGTCCGGAGGCCTCGATGTCCTGCAGATGAAAGAGGAGGATGTCCTCAAATTCCTTGCTGCCGGGACCCACCTGGGAGGCACCAACCTTGACTTTCAGATGGAGCAGTATATCTACAAAAGGAAGAGCGATG GCATTTATATCATCAATTTGAAGAGAACCTGGGAAAAGCTCCTCCTAGCAGCCCGTGCCATCGTTGCCATTGAGAATCCAGCTGATGTGAGCGTCATCTCCTCCAGAAATACGGGACAG CGTGCTGTTCTGAAGTTTGCTGCTGCCACTGGAGCTACTCCTATTGCTGGACGCTTCACTCCTGGTACCTTCACAAATCAGATCCAGGCAGCTTTCCGTGAGCCGAGACTTCTGGTTGTTACAGACCCTCGGGCAGATCATCAGCCGTTGACAGAGGCATCTTATGTCAATATCCCCACCATTGCACTGTGCAACACTGACTCCCCACTGCGCTATGTGGATATTGCTATTCCATGCAACAATAAG gGAGCACATTCAGTGGGTCTCATGTGGTGGATGCTGGCTCGGGAGGTCCTGCGTATGCGTGGCACAATTTCCCGTGAGCACCCATGGGAAGTCATGCCTGACTTGTACTTCTACAGGGATCCTGAGGAG ATTGAGAAGGAGGAGCAGGCTGCAGCGGAGAAAGCAGTTACAAAGGAGGAGTTCCAGACTGAATGGACGGCCCCAGCTCCTGAATTCactgctcctcctcagcctgaggTTGCCGATTGGTCTGAGGGAGTGCAGGTCCCATCTGTGCCAATCCAACAGTTCCCCACAG AGGACTGGAGTGCCCAGCCTGCCACGGAGGACTGGTCAGCAGCTCCTACAGCTCAGGCCACTGAGTGGGTTGGGACTGCCACAGAGTGGTcttaa